In Excalfactoria chinensis isolate bCotChi1 chromosome 5, bCotChi1.hap2, whole genome shotgun sequence, a single genomic region encodes these proteins:
- the FGF4 gene encoding fibroblast growth factor 4, which yields MPLPAALLPALLLGLLWPGAVRGRPPPGRLPAGPRQRRWDAALFARSVARLPAERRDAARDGDYLLGIKRLRRLYCNVGIGFHIQVLPDGRIDGIHSENRYSLLEISPVERGVVSIFGVRSGLFVAMNSKGKLYGSTHFNDECKFKEILLPNNYNAYESRIYPGMYIALSKNGRTKKGNKVSPTMTVTHFLPRI from the exons ATGCCTCTCCCCGCGGCGCTGCTGCCGGCGCTgctcctggggctgctgtggcCGGGGGCGGTGCGCGGCCGGCCGCCCCCGGGCCGCCTCCCCGCCGGGCCCCGCCAGCGGCGCTGGGACGCGGCTCTCTTCGCTCGCTCCGTGGCGCGTCTCCCGGCCGAGCGCCGCGACGCCGCCCGCGACGGCGACTACCTCCTGGGCATCAAGAGGCTGCGGCGTCTCTATTGCAACGTGGGGATCGGCTTCCACATCCAGGTCCTGCCCGACGGCCGCATCGATGGGATCCACAGCGAAAACCGATACA GTCTGCTGGAAATCTCCCCTGTGGAAAGAGGAGTGGTGAGCATATTTGGTGTTAGAAGTGGACTCTTCGTGGCCATGAATAGCAAAGGCAAACTCTATGGATCT accCATTTCAATGATGAGTGCAAATTCAAAGAGATCCTCCTGCCAAACAACTACAATGCTTACGAATCCAGGATTTATCCCGGGATGTACATAGCCCTGAGCAAAAACGGAAGAACAAAGAAAGGCAATAAAGTATCTCCCACAATGACGGtgacacattttcttcctaGAATCTGA